A portion of the Ralstonia nicotianae genome contains these proteins:
- the xopB gene encoding XopB/HopD1 family type III secretion system effector: MGNLQIKASSAPYALLSDVSPDSPGSQPPTPKLTRVASPPQALADLPTKGTGKLPQVSAQPSSPKATTGPSRTVSAELPLSSPAPLQLTSLLPPSESGETPEKLGAVPISGNLQIKNGQLTSNNETIRSLIHYLGAAADKFANQANLNGMQVTIRPNPYATAGHEALKEYCSVETALVHADKPPRRKPSKDPLRQPLRQTPPPSHTENIEGNVLMPLLTSVIESGPAAFGTNDRIKLGGQEVPVHALLAALAPRVEVNDPDLQLAFNSKLSANTQANAKLGAATLLQMETHKTFALKELGMSLAVSSGLGTAWELVAAEGIKGGLKHMGLTAKEYILAAAGIDSSSAIGIETSDSAIVLSAVQSMNRATASFLRRVWDALPAAAVAGLKSAVGSYPNNLLQYMSTGSYAADLALNSVTTEVAILAAASGVPGEVKKNEANLQAAIVEKLRDGLLAVPPREPHMSPEQYTEIVEKHVQALTQRALDMSPGDGIAQKSLAFATMVGLIPLILGNKVTNLVAESALRIVRSTIFNPIESIGMNALVLTSKIDIPGLMSSDATKHAQTVGRILQEAALGKPLQDGEVHKIFHQWDGLTLGGRAILNGMSATMDAPPEKVMSMLKKDSSPPLSQRIAYESIDYDRV, encoded by the coding sequence ATGGGAAATTTACAGATTAAAGCGAGCTCTGCTCCATATGCGCTGCTATCGGACGTCTCACCGGACTCGCCTGGCTCACAGCCACCCACCCCGAAACTGACACGCGTCGCGTCCCCACCCCAGGCCCTGGCCGACCTGCCGACCAAGGGTACCGGCAAACTGCCCCAAGTGAGCGCCCAGCCGTCGTCCCCCAAAGCGACCACCGGCCCTTCGCGGACCGTGTCGGCCGAACTCCCGCTCAGCAGCCCCGCTCCGCTCCAGCTGACATCGCTTCTGCCACCATCGGAATCCGGCGAAACACCCGAAAAATTAGGGGCCGTGCCCATTTCCGGCAACCTGCAGATCAAGAATGGCCAACTCACCTCGAATAACGAAACGATCCGCAGCCTGATCCATTATCTCGGCGCGGCCGCCGATAAGTTTGCCAACCAAGCGAATCTCAACGGTATGCAGGTGACGATCCGGCCCAATCCCTACGCCACTGCCGGGCACGAAGCCCTGAAGGAATATTGCAGCGTCGAAACGGCCCTCGTCCATGCCGACAAGCCGCCGCGCCGCAAACCGTCCAAGGATCCCCTGCGGCAGCCACTGCGGCAAACCCCGCCCCCGAGCCACACGGAAAACATCGAAGGCAACGTGCTGATGCCGCTGCTGACGAGCGTGATCGAAAGCGGCCCCGCAGCATTCGGGACCAACGACCGCATCAAGCTCGGCGGCCAGGAAGTGCCGGTGCATGCGCTCCTGGCCGCCCTGGCACCGCGCGTGGAAGTCAACGACCCGGACCTGCAACTGGCGTTCAACAGCAAGCTCAGCGCGAATACCCAGGCCAACGCCAAGCTCGGCGCGGCAACCCTGTTGCAGATGGAAACCCACAAGACGTTCGCCCTCAAGGAGCTGGGAATGAGCTTGGCGGTCAGCTCAGGACTCGGCACCGCTTGGGAACTGGTTGCGGCGGAGGGGATCAAGGGGGGGCTTAAACACATGGGCCTTACGGCCAAGGAGTACATCCTGGCGGCAGCCGGCATTGACTCGTCGTCGGCAATCGGCATCGAAACCTCGGACTCCGCCATCGTCCTGAGCGCCGTCCAGTCGATGAACCGCGCGACCGCATCATTCCTGCGCAGAGTCTGGGACGCGCTGCCGGCCGCGGCCGTGGCCGGCCTCAAGTCCGCGGTGGGGTCTTACCCCAACAACCTCCTGCAATACATGAGCACGGGTTCGTACGCCGCCGATCTCGCGCTGAACTCGGTGACGACCGAGGTCGCCATCCTCGCCGCCGCGTCCGGTGTCCCGGGTGAAGTCAAGAAAAACGAAGCCAACCTGCAGGCGGCCATCGTGGAGAAGCTCCGCGACGGCCTGTTGGCGGTACCGCCGCGCGAGCCGCACATGTCGCCCGAGCAGTACACCGAGATCGTCGAGAAACACGTGCAGGCGCTGACCCAGCGCGCGCTGGACATGTCGCCGGGTGACGGCATCGCGCAGAAATCGCTGGCATTCGCGACCATGGTCGGCCTGATCCCGCTCATCCTGGGCAACAAGGTCACCAACCTGGTGGCCGAGAGCGCGCTGCGCATCGTGCGCAGCACGATCTTCAACCCGATCGAATCCATCGGGATGAACGCCCTGGTGCTGACCTCCAAGATCGACATCCCCGGACTGATGAGTTCGGATGCCACGAAGCATGCACAGACCGTCGGCCGCATCCTCCAGGAAGCGGCCCTCGGCAAGCCGCTCCAGGATGGAGAAGTGCACAAGATCTTCCACCAGTGGGACGGCCTCACCCTTGGGGGCCGCGCCATCCTCAACGGCATGAGTGCAACGATGGATGCGCCGCCGGAGAAGGTGATGAGCATGCTCAAGAAAGACAGCTCGCCACCGCTGTCGCAGCGCATTGCCTACGAGTCGATCGACTACGACCGCGTCTGA